Genomic window (Candidatus Binataceae bacterium):
CTGGTACGAATCGCCAAGGCCGCCTGGGTCGATCTGGTCTCCCATCGGATCGTGCAAGGCGGTTCCACCCTGACTCAGCAATTGATGAAGAATTTTTTTCTAACCCAACGCCGCGACTGGCATCGCAAAATCAAAGAGGCGGTAATGGCCTATATCGCCGAGCGGCTCTACAGCAAGGACGAGATCCTGGAGAACTATATCAACGATATCTACCTGGGGCAGCGCGGACAGGAAGGGATTTACGGAGTGTGGGAAGCCTCGGAGTACTATTTTTCCAGCGAACCCCGCGACCTGACCCTGGGCGAGATGGCAACCATCGCGGGGATGATTCGCTCGCCTAACCATTACAACCCCTTGCATCATCCCCGTGCGGCCCGCCAGCGGCGCGACGAAGTGTTGCAACTAATGTACCGCGATGGTTACATCAGCGCCGCGGCCCGCGATCAGGCTTTGGCCGAACCGATGCGCGCCCGCGAGGTCTTTGTCGAAAACAATGACGCGCCCTACTTCGTCGATTATGTCAAACACGAGTTGGCCGAACGCTATCCGCCTGAGGTTCTGACCGGTGAGGGTCTGCGGATCTTCACCACCCTGGATGTACATACCCAGAAGGTGGCCGAGCGCGCGGTGGAGAACAATCTGGAAATTCTGGAGGCCCGTTACCCGCGACTGCGGCGACGGGAAAGCGCCACCGATCGGCTGCAGGGCGCATTAATTGCGTTGGAGCCGCAAAGCGGCAAGATTCGCGCGATGGTGGGTGGACGCAATTACCGCGACAGCCAGTTCAATCGAGTTATCCAGTCCAAGCGTCAGCCCGGCTCTCTATTCAAACCCGTCACTTATCTGGCGGCCCTGAAGGAAACTTTGGAGGGCTCGGCCCATTTCCTGCCCACGACCTTGATCCTTGACGCACCTTTCACCTGGCAGTACGGCAACATGAGCTGGTCGCCGAAAAATTACAAAGACCGCTACTTCGGCGTAGTCCCCCTAGAATTCGCCCTCTCCGAGTCACTCAACTGCGCCACCGCACGCCTGGCATATTCGGTGGGATTGGACCATATTCGCGCGATGGCACAGGCCCTGGGCTTCGGCGAGCTACCGCCCTATCCCTCAATCGTGCTGGGCGGGGTTGAGGTCTCCCCGATGCAGGTCGCCCACGCCTACGCGATCATGGCGAACGAGGGGCTGCTGGTACCGCCCTATGCAGTGACCGCGGTGGTGGATGAAAACGGCAAGGTCATCGAGGGGCACGAGATCAAGGCCGAGCAAGTGCTCTCACCCGAGTTGGCCTACGCCATCGACTTCATGCTGCAGCAGGTAATCGAGCACGGTACCGGACATGGCGCGCGGGTGGCAGGTTTTACTCGTCCCGCCGCGGGCAAGACCGGCACCACCAACGATTCCTACGATGCCTGGTTCGCCGGTTTCACCCCCGATCTGCTGGCAGTGGTGTGGACCGGCTTCGATAAGAAGGAAGATTTGAATTTGACCG
Coding sequences:
- a CDS encoding PBP1A family penicillin-binding protein; the encoded protein is MRKFVKIVLFCLAAVVLFVIPPVFFFATRYYHALEQEVVTRFSGKRWNIPSRIYSDSLLVYPGENLGDLGFFQRLARLNYHRVGPNETVVARGEYGYQPAQRRLTVFLHAFSYPYQRFGGEPVQMVLDSKGTIVAILDPLTGKALDSFELEPELISGIYQGSWEQRRLVRLSQIPPALSDAIMAAEDHRFYEHHGLDLVRIAKAAWVDLVSHRIVQGGSTLTQQLMKNFFLTQRRDWHRKIKEAVMAYIAERLYSKDEILENYINDIYLGQRGQEGIYGVWEASEYYFSSEPRDLTLGEMATIAGMIRSPNHYNPLHHPRAARQRRDEVLQLMYRDGYISAAARDQALAEPMRAREVFVENNDAPYFVDYVKHELAERYPPEVLTGEGLRIFTTLDVHTQKVAERAVENNLEILEARYPRLRRRESATDRLQGALIALEPQSGKIRAMVGGRNYRDSQFNRVIQSKRQPGSLFKPVTYLAALKETLEGSAHFLPTTLILDAPFTWQYGNMSWSPKNYKDRYFGVVPLEFALSESLNCATARLAYSVGLDHIRAMAQALGFGELPPYPSIVLGGVEVSPMQVAHAYAIMANEGLLVPPYAVTAVVDENGKVIEGHEIKAEQVLSPELAYAIDFMLQQVIEHGTGHGARVAGFTRPAAGKTGTTNDSYDAWFAGFTPDLLAVVWTGFDKKEDLNLTGAQAALPIWTSFMSAATAGHPVSDFPVPPGLVVEKVDRASGDIPSPYCGPLIEGIFPIGMQPTQPCPPPGTGAAAVGQALSPAVPESDPND